A single genomic interval of candidate division WOR-3 bacterium harbors:
- a CDS encoding T9SS type A sorting domain-containing protein, translating to MEGIKKLTALLLLLFSLPVYGQTDEGGPDGFGYYYHSTQEPGDSITFSWIDPASHNPITNWNPNPDDGWATIHLPYRFPFYGDTLDSLTVCTNGFLQFPTTYTNYHNQELPAPQFCHLIALFWDDLNPGNSGAVFYYHDPATRSTVITWHNVTLYNQPETLSAQVVLGSDGTIQLNYLNTPANPVSATIGIQGDYGTNNYFLQYLYNGNPAQHLITDRTSIRFFVRRLEHDVGVLRLISPEAWFPPNSQCPVLATIRNYGLNTETFTARAILFRNRPPFDTLFQRTYSITSLGTGDTCRCYFGDLLTEPNPDSYLFVVQTELVNDQHRRNDTLYRVVSTFPPEFGTVISSWDLSGLGLGMNLAGITYVPDSSRFYLVVNDTNRIISFPVDNPLNFRFEQFNLQNFFGDDIIWGIVWDRQNPGFWITHSPHEETGCIAARYAPDGAFTGDTWNIEQIEPGVWFAGIDQGAEGTFYAVAVGGSNRIYHLDLNQKQVLGYLPGPIASWRACSYLGDQNRFLFSGGWNENLLVQIDRSGNITQSSVLTDLADLDIYTPDFPCPDSFVWAYATKSNYSNTIVKVSLGVLWRNVGVQENPAPLIIPSFAVQPNPSPNGIVTISGLKPDQNTVITLFDAGGRRLLQKNTTGIPTINLNLLGLTHNRISRGVYFLTVKDALQKQQAKIILLNR from the coding sequence ATGGAAGGGATTAAAAAGTTGACAGCACTCTTGCTTCTTCTGTTTTCCTTGCCGGTATATGGTCAGACCGACGAAGGTGGTCCAGACGGGTTCGGCTATTATTACCATTCAACTCAGGAGCCGGGTGACAGTATAACATTCTCCTGGATTGACCCGGCAAGCCACAACCCGATTACGAATTGGAACCCGAATCCGGATGACGGCTGGGCAACGATACATTTGCCTTATCGTTTTCCCTTTTACGGCGACACCCTTGATTCATTAACAGTTTGCACCAACGGCTTTCTTCAATTCCCCACCACCTACACCAATTACCACAATCAGGAACTGCCCGCGCCGCAATTCTGTCATCTTATCGCCCTGTTCTGGGACGACCTCAACCCGGGAAATTCTGGTGCTGTTTTCTATTACCACGACCCTGCAACCCGTTCCACAGTTATCACCTGGCACAATGTCACCCTGTACAATCAGCCAGAAACGCTCTCGGCGCAGGTTGTGCTTGGGTCCGATGGCACAATTCAATTAAACTACCTTAACACTCCGGCAAATCCCGTAAGTGCCACAATCGGCATCCAGGGAGATTACGGCACCAACAACTATTTCCTCCAGTACCTGTACAACGGCAATCCGGCACAGCACCTCATCACCGACCGCACCTCAATTCGCTTCTTTGTGCGCCGGCTTGAGCACGATGTCGGTGTCTTACGTCTGATTTCTCCCGAAGCGTGGTTTCCACCCAACAGCCAGTGTCCGGTTCTCGCCACAATCAGAAACTACGGCTTAAACACCGAAACCTTTACCGCCCGCGCCATTTTGTTTCGGAACCGTCCGCCTTTTGACACCCTTTTCCAACGCACCTATTCCATCACCAGCCTCGGAACCGGTGACACCTGCCGTTGCTATTTTGGCGACCTCTTAACCGAACCCAACCCTGACTCCTATCTATTTGTTGTTCAAACCGAACTGGTTAACGACCAGCACAGACGAAACGATACACTCTACCGAGTTGTAAGCACATTTCCTCCCGAATTTGGCACGGTCATCTCATCCTGGGACCTGAGCGGTCTCGGACTGGGAATGAACCTTGCCGGTATCACCTATGTGCCTGACTCCAGCCGATTTTACCTCGTGGTTAACGACACCAACCGCATCATCAGTTTTCCTGTTGACAACCCGCTGAACTTCCGCTTTGAACAGTTCAACCTCCAGAACTTCTTTGGCGACGACATCATCTGGGGTATCGTTTGGGACCGGCAAAACCCGGGCTTCTGGATTACACACTCTCCCCATGAAGAAACCGGCTGTATTGCCGCCCGCTATGCGCCGGATGGCGCATTCACCGGTGACACCTGGAATATCGAACAGATTGAACCCGGGGTCTGGTTTGCCGGCATTGACCAGGGAGCAGAAGGGACATTTTATGCGGTTGCGGTCGGCGGCTCAAACCGCATCTACCATCTTGACCTTAACCAGAAACAGGTGTTGGGCTACCTGCCCGGTCCAATCGCCTCCTGGCGTGCCTGCTCTTATCTCGGTGACCAGAACCGCTTCCTTTTCTCCGGCGGCTGGAACGAAAACCTCCTTGTCCAGATTGACCGCTCAGGCAACATTACCCAATCTTCGGTCCTGACTGACCTCGCCGACCTTGATATCTACACACCTGATTTTCCCTGCCCGGACTCATTTGTCTGGGCTTACGCCACAAAGAGCAACTATTCAAACACCATTGTTAAGGTCTCTCTCGGTGTCCTGTGGAGAAATGTTGGCGTCCAGGAAAACCCAGCGCCCCTGATTATCCCATCGTTTGCGGTTCAACCCAACCCATCCCCGAACGGTATTGTTACCATATCCGGATTAAAACCAGACCAGAACACGGTTATAACTTTATTCGATGCTGGGGGCAGGCGACTTTTACAAAAAAACACAACCGGCATCCCGACAATCAACTTGAACCTTCTTGGATTAACGCATAACCGAATTTCCCGCGGGGTGTATTTTTTAACGGTCAAAGACGCATTGCAAAAACAGCAGGCGAAAATCATCCTTCTTAACCGGTAA
- a CDS encoding peptidylprolyl isomerase: MARFVALIAVLFLVWGCPAKKVEPVRPTGDTTMNQKEPAPPGVLKDTLTPNNLPEKLFLTVKVKDFGTIKVEMYTKDAPLNVCNVANLAIKGFYNGLTFHRIVPGFVVQGGDPKGDGTGGPGYTVPAEIKRKHEKGSMAMARLSDEVNPEKRSSGSQFYFCLQPLPQLDGEYTVIGKIVEGMDVLDKLGQARPPVIMESVSASTE; this comes from the coding sequence ATGGCAAGATTTGTCGCGTTAATCGCGGTTCTGTTTCTTGTCTGGGGTTGCCCGGCAAAGAAAGTCGAACCAGTAAGACCAACAGGAGATACCACAATGAACCAGAAAGAACCGGCTCCACCCGGTGTACTTAAAGACACCCTGACCCCGAACAACCTGCCCGAGAAACTTTTCCTGACCGTCAAGGTCAAAGATTTCGGCACCATCAAGGTGGAAATGTATACGAAAGATGCACCGCTCAATGTCTGCAATGTTGCCAACCTCGCCATCAAAGGTTTCTACAACGGACTTACCTTCCATCGGATTGTGCCCGGATTTGTTGTCCAGGGTGGTGACCCAAAAGGTGATGGCACCGGTGGACCAGGTTACACCGTGCCCGCAGAAATCAAGCGCAAGCACGAGAAGGGTTCAATGGCAATGGCACGGCTGTCCGACGAAGTCAATCCGGAAAAGCGCTCTTCTGGCAGCCAGTTTTACTTCTGTCTTCAGCCCCTGCCCCAACTGGATGGCGAATACACCGTCATCGGCAAGATTGTTGAAGGGATGGATGTCCTGGACAAATTAGGTCAGGCAAGACCACCGGTGATAATGGAGTCGGTATCGGCTTCAACCGAATAG
- the mtnA gene encoding S-methyl-5-thioribose-1-phosphate isomerase, which produces MKKKVLNLLRAAIYEEGTLLLLDQTRLPHQERYLRLRRASEVARAIKLLQVRGAPWIGVAAAYGLALEAQRLSDDRLRAGLRKAAQVLIKARPTAVNLSWAVNRITALIQQANLTPARLRRAVIAEAKAIEQEEQKRSHLMALAGVKVVPQNAVVLTICNTGSLAAPGLGTALGVVFQAHQAGKKVEVYVCETRPLLQGARLTAFELLRAKVPFYLIADSAAASVIERCDLVLVGADRIAGNGDTANKIGTRMLAVLAKEAKKPFYVVAPVSTFDLQCRSGADIVIEERSGDEVRRFGRCRVAPQQVRVFNPAFDVTPARLITAFITDAGIIKPPFKRNIRRVLFG; this is translated from the coding sequence ATGAAAAAGAAGGTATTGAATTTGCTCCGGGCGGCGATTTATGAAGAGGGCACACTTTTGTTACTAGACCAGACCCGTTTACCTCATCAGGAGCGTTATCTGCGCCTGCGCCGTGCCAGTGAGGTCGCCCGGGCGATAAAACTTTTGCAGGTGCGCGGTGCACCCTGGATTGGAGTTGCGGCGGCTTATGGGCTGGCGCTTGAAGCACAACGGCTTTCGGATGACAGACTGCGTGCTGGTTTAAGAAAAGCGGCGCAGGTCTTAATAAAGGCACGACCCACTGCGGTCAACCTTTCCTGGGCGGTAAACCGGATAACAGCTCTAATCCAGCAAGCGAATTTAACTCCGGCGCGGTTGCGGAGGGCAGTAATTGCCGAGGCAAAAGCGATTGAGCAGGAGGAACAGAAGCGGTCTCACCTGATGGCGCTTGCGGGCGTAAAGGTTGTTCCCCAGAATGCGGTTGTCCTGACAATCTGCAATACCGGTTCTCTGGCAGCACCGGGATTGGGTACCGCCTTAGGTGTGGTATTTCAGGCACATCAGGCAGGGAAAAAGGTTGAGGTTTATGTGTGCGAGACCCGTCCTTTGTTACAGGGGGCACGGTTGACAGCGTTTGAGTTGCTGCGGGCAAAGGTGCCGTTTTACTTAATTGCGGACAGCGCGGCGGCATCGGTGATTGAGCGTTGTGATTTGGTGCTGGTAGGTGCGGATCGCATTGCGGGGAATGGTGACACCGCAAATAAGATTGGCACAAGGATGCTGGCGGTACTGGCAAAGGAGGCAAAAAAGCCGTTTTATGTGGTTGCGCCGGTTTCAACCTTTGATTTACAGTGCCGTAGCGGTGCGGACATCGTGATTGAGGAGCGGTCCGGCGATGAGGTGCGGCGCTTTGGCAGATGCCGGGTCGCACCGCAGCAGGTTCGGGTGTTTAATCCAGCGTTTGATGTTACACCGGCACGGTTGATAACCGCGTTTATTACCGATGCCGGAATAATTAAACCGCCGTTTAAGCGAAATATCCGCCGGGTGCTATTCGGTTGA
- a CDS encoding class I SAM-dependent methyltransferase: MMCGQFRTVPDQKFRESLQRIWDEVERMAVARQFLNVEGGSVEQVRDYRLRLHHCANYAAALTILGAEAKPLRILELGCGSGILSAAFARLMPSDWSLLATDYSRRLIDYARSRFPQANLRFECISTNELEPDRLKNFDAVMFLEVIEHLTEEEAIALFSRLYSGLAPGGMVVISTVDRSPFKRQFSGYGPHQIEYRYTTLRDFLNDKGKNRFERVDIFRLTSRRIVQEAVRSEVWGGYFINRTVALISRLVQRYPGLIQSTERLANFSFRMYDRFVPRRQFKLNGYIEEIRLITEQPELHDTDSFSLVAVLRKTGSGFKER, from the coding sequence ATGATGTGTGGGCAGTTCCGGACTGTGCCGGACCAGAAGTTCCGTGAGAGTTTGCAAAGAATCTGGGATGAGGTTGAGAGGATGGCGGTTGCCCGTCAGTTTCTGAATGTTGAGGGCGGCAGTGTTGAGCAGGTGCGCGATTATCGGCTGCGTCTGCACCACTGTGCGAACTACGCGGCGGCGCTGACCATCCTTGGGGCTGAGGCTAAGCCTTTGCGGATTCTGGAACTGGGGTGCGGGAGCGGGATACTTTCCGCAGCGTTTGCCCGATTGATGCCTTCGGATTGGAGTCTATTGGCAACCGACTACTCACGCCGGTTGATTGATTATGCCCGGAGCCGATTTCCCCAGGCGAATCTTCGATTTGAATGTATCAGCACGAATGAGTTAGAGCCGGACCGCTTAAAAAATTTTGATGCGGTGATGTTTCTTGAGGTGATTGAGCACCTGACCGAAGAGGAGGCTATTGCCCTTTTTTCCCGTCTTTACTCCGGTTTGGCACCGGGCGGAATGGTGGTGATTTCAACGGTTGACCGTTCGCCGTTCAAAAGGCAATTTTCCGGCTACGGTCCTCATCAGATTGAATATCGTTATACAACGCTGCGTGATTTTCTTAACGATAAGGGGAAAAACCGGTTTGAGCGGGTTGACATTTTTCGATTGACTTCGCGCCGGATTGTCCAAGAAGCGGTTCGTTCTGAAGTGTGGGGCGGGTATTTTATAAACCGGACGGTTGCCCTGATAAGCCGTCTGGTTCAGCGTTATCCCGGACTAATTCAGTCAACCGAGAGGCTTGCCAACTTTTCATTTCGGATGTACGACCGGTTTGTTCCCCGAAGGCAATTTAAACTGAATGGCTACATTGAGGAGATTAGACTGATTACCGAGCAACCGGAGTTACACGATACCGACTCATTCAGCCTGGTGGCGGTTTTAAGAAAGACCGGTTCCGGGTTTAAGGAGAGGTAG